cAATACAGGGTTTTAATGAATCTTTCACTGTAGGAAAGAAACGGCGTCTGACCTTTATTGAGTGCAACAACGATATAAATACCATGATAGATCTGGCAAAGGTTGCAGACCTGGTAAGTATTTCCTGTCATTGTCAGAATGACAAGAATTTTGTACATGTGTAATTCCGAGTCATCAGTtgacaatttatttttcttcattagGTCCTGATGCTGATAGATGCTAGTTTTGGGTTTGAGATGGAGACTTTTGAGTTCCTAAATATCTGCCAGGTTCATGGTTTCCCTCGTGTCATGGGAGTGCTTACACATTTGGACTCATTCAAAAACACCAAGTCACTCAATAAGACTAAGAAACGTCTCAAACATCGCTTCTGGACTGAAGTGTACCAGGTAACAACCACAAGGAGTTACAGTGTCTAATTTAATAGttctcttattttattattattactattatgatTATTACATTGTGGAACAATATGCTGACATCAAAACTAATATTGCAAACCCAAATGGAATTATGCAATTTGAGAAAAGAGAAACAACAGTCCATCATATACTTATTAGTTAAGGACAAGTCAATCGTACTTAAGACTTGAAAGTCAGTCATTCCAGAAAAAATGCAAGAACTTGGGAAAAAACGTTATCTTGAAGTGTAGTCACAAAACCATtaaacaccatggtaaaaccaGCTCTCCCAATGACTGCAGGAGGACCAAGATGGTCCCTGCTGCTAAAGAAAAGTcttatttagatttaaaatccTCAGAAACACTACATCAGTGTAGAGCCTACCTAAATGCTGCACAGAGCTCAACTAGCAGACGCGTATTAATCTACTGTCTGGAAGAGTACTTCATATTATTGATGCCTTTAGCCTTTTACAGTgtggaaaataataatcaaaacattgaattagaaaaTGTGTCCAAATGTTTAACTGGTACTATTTCTCTAGTTTCATCCATCTTAAcacttttaatgatttaaaaacatcAGAAGTGCCATCCTCAAGAATTATAATTATAAGTGCTAAACTATTAgaggaattattttttatttttttaataagtaaaatacatttttatctttgacCAAAAGGGAGCCAAGCTGTTTTACTTGTCTGGAATGGTGTATGGTGAGTACCAGACACAGGAAGTGAAGAATCTTGGACGATTCATTTCAGTCATGAAGTTTAGACCCTTGGTGTGGCAGACGTCTCATCCTTATGTTTTGGCTGATCGGTaagtgcagaaaaaaacaaaaatccaatGCCATGTTAATGTTTTATCTATATTTATTTGAGTGGGCAGAACTATTTCTGACAATTTGGAGACTGGCTGTGCAAAAGTGTCTATGCAAGGTGGCCTGCAATGATatcccattcagggtgtatccCTGCCTTATTCTTAGTATTCCACCACAACACATAACTGAAGATAACTGAATGTCTGATGATGTTTTCTGTACGCTCAGGATGGAAGATCTAACTGATCCAGAGGCTATTCGATTAGATCCCAAATGTGACAGAACTGTCTCTTTGTATGGCTACCTGCGTGGGACATTCCTGAAAAACAAAGGCCAAGTTCATATTCCAGGTAAAAACAGATTAGCCGTTAGTATGGTAATACACTAAGCAGTTTTGAATAACTGGGCTGTTTTatggttttaataaaagaaatcttAGCATCACATCGAATTAGTGATAATTTATACATAGACTTCACCTATACTGTAGATTGTTTAAGAAAAACGAAGtcacattttgtttttccaaTTATACCCACTATTAATTTACTTAtgcaaatctgtaaaaaaagaaaatccgaATTGAACAATGTAGttgtaatgtgaacgtagcctGTCATGCCAGTTTGCATTCATAATTACAATTGACTGTTTTTCTTGGACAGACTATTTGCTCCACATATTTACTAAATCACTGACTTCACATCCTCCCCACTGATTGCTTTCTCCACTGTCCTCCATTATTACCTGTATCACATGAATTCCAATATGAATATCCTCATTCAAGTTTCATGACCCCATTTAAGATATATCTAGGACCACATATGAAAGTAGCTCAGATCTGGCTGTTTTCCCCTTTAGAGAAACTGACTGTTACTTTAACCAAATCCTCACATTGTAACATAATGTAATGTATTGAGATGTGCTTTTACAGGAGTAGGAGACTTCTCTGTATCCGATATCAGCTTTCTTCCTGACCCGTGTCCTCTGCCGGAGATGCTGAAGAAGAGGGCTCTTAATGAAAAAGAGAGACTTCTCTATGCTCCCATGGCAGGGGTTGGAGGACTGGTGTATGATAAAGATGCAGTGTACATTGACATGCCTGTTGGCCATGTCAAACAGGACCAGGTCAGGTCACTTCATTTCTCTTGTtactgatttttcttttcatttttttaagcagCAATATGACAATAATGTCTAGACTAAACCAGATTTATGAGTATTTCTATTACAATATGATGTTTTCCAGTAAACcattaatcacaaaaaaaaaatcacagcagAAGTTTTTATACTCTTATATTAAATGTCCCatatttactatttctttaacaagacAGCATGGGTCCCCCTCTAAATCCCACAGAGTAtgtctgttaatgctccagctaaaatatttctgagatttgtttttgctcccttcATTTTACCTCTAAATACACCATTTCAGTGTTGCACAGCTGAACTGACCAACAAAATGGGTCGTACTtttttatatgatgtcacagtaGGGGGAAATCTAATTGGGTGGTTTAAGCTCAGACTAGTACAAAATtggaaaaaggagaaaaagcaAGGAATTGTTTTCCTTTAGTGTACAAGCACACTGGATATTGTGTAATAGGCCCTATTTAAATACGAATAGGTAATAGAAAGCTTAGAAATAATTGTACTCGGAACAGTTATAACGTTTCCACTTGATCGTCACAGAGCAACTTTACGTATACTATGTGGTATCAAAGTTTTGAGACTAGTTTTGAAACACACCAACAGATGACAGCACAAAGCTGCATTGTACAGACACACGGTGTGCATACATGGTGAGCTACGTCACTGGCGCTGATCTGATCACGTCTTACCACGTCGGCTATTTCATCATACACAtaaagttagaacaaagagcggCAGTAaaattctgtgtgaaactggGAAACTCTACCACAGAGATGTCGGACATGGTTTAGCGAGTTTGCGGCACTGCTGCAACGAAGTGTTTTGAGTTGCACATGTGCTTCAAGAGGGGATAAACATCATTGGAAGATGGTGAGAGATCAGAGAGACTTTCAATGAGCTCAACCTCCAAGAATTACTAAACCATTCGGCAACTTAATGAGTTAATCGTAAGTATTGttggagaacaatccacaacattgctgccattgttgGTGTGTCATATGGAACAGTCCAAGAAATCAACATGCACCTTGTTGCTGCAAAGTTTGTCCGCATGCTGTTGACCCAGGAGCAAAAGGAACATTGTGtcaaagtctgccaagaactctgTCAGTGTACCGTTGATGACCCTTTCTTTATATTGAGGATCATTACCAGTGACGAAAAGGAGATGAAGCAACAGTTTTTAtagtggaagagcccatcatgTCACCAAGTGCGtgctcattgtttttttttcaacagtgtCTGTCAGGTTTTAAGGTGTCTGAAGGAGGATGCTCAACGAATCTTTTTGATACCCCCCCTTTGTACATTGTCTggccaaaagaagaaaaaaaaaagtcagcatttcaggagggtcaaattattggcctaagtatcaaaaacaattaaacagaaTCCAACACAATATTATAACCTGTTATATAAGACTATACTGAACCTTTTGCTTTGCGGACATGAGAAAAtctggtcagaaaaaaaattgagaacagagatcatttaaatgttattaaagatgcatggtaaaaaatgttttacagttaATTGAGAGTATTCCctcattgtgtgctgtaatcaaagctaaaggttagcacgtgaagcgatgcacccatcatgcatagtggccacagtacaagcctctggaggcactGTTATGACCTGgagttgctttagttggtcaggtctaaactaagcaacgttatgtggcaataaaatgaagtcaactGAGGATCTGCGTGTACCGAATGACCAGGTCATGATGGCACAAGTATGtcccaggactcaaattgtaagagtggttctgggagaaggataaaacatttttcacatACAATTCGGCCACcgcattgtgtgctgtaatcaaagcaaaaggtgatTTGGTTGTTTGACTATGTTTTTGCAGTttctgatagaacacctttaggatgaattagagcggggCCAGGCCTTTTCGTctgacatcagtgtctgacctcacaaatgcgcttctggaagaatggttaaaaaaaaatctcataaacacactcctaaaccttgtgcaaAGCCTTTCCtgaaagagttgaagctgttatagctgctaAGGctatgtaaaagttttttttgttgtgttaaaaatgattttttgcaTGTCACCCATCTTTATAAAGTGTTATAACATCAGCAGTCGGAATTGCACATCTCTAAAAGGGTGTCTATCTTATGACAGGAGGAAGTGCGTCCGGCCACAGAGCTGATGCAGTCCCTCATGGGCACACAGGCCACTCTAGATGACAAGATTGCTGCCAGCAAAGTTTCACTCTTCACAGGAACTGAAGCACTGACTCAAGAGGAAGTACAGGAGAAAAGGTAGAGTTAGATTTTCATTTCGTTCGTTTTGGGtaagtcatttttttccccctttagtCCTCTTGTATCTTTGTCCTCAGAGTTTTTGTGTTGACTCAACAGTGAAAAAGAAGGACCTGTAGAGAGCCGAGTGTGGGACCCGGAGACTCAGCGAGAGAGGAGGAGAGCTGTCTTTAGTGAGGaagcagaggaggaggaggatgatgaagGAAGTGATGAGGAAGAATCAGATGAAGAAGgtgaaagcaagaaagaaaaggcagttgaggaggaggaggaggaggagcaagatgatgatgaggaggatgaatttgaagatgatgatgaggagagCAATTTGCCAAAGGATGAAAGTAAAACGGTAAAGGAGGTAGCTCCTCCCATGAAGAAACAGAAGCTGGAGGGAAATAGAAATGATCTAAGTACTACCACTACCAGGCCTGTAGTAGAGATGCCGGTATTTGCAGACAGTGATGATGAACTAGAGAAgagtgaagaagaagaatctGAAGAAGATGATACTGATGATGAGGAAATGGAGGAAGAGAAACAGAAGCCTAAAAAAAGAAGCGCCCCACCTCCAGACTCTGGTAACTGCTCTGAGGAGGgtagtgaggaggaggaggaggatgatgatgatgatgatgatgataatgataatgaagtGGGGGATTTGCAAAGTGACAATGACtcagaaacagaaaaacaagtaAATGTTAGACCAGCTGCAAAGCTAAAGACGTCGcctgatgatgaggaggaggaggacatgGATGAGGAGATGTATGCTGAGGATGAAGGCGAGCTGGGATCTGAAACTGCTGGTACTTTCTCACTCATGtttttcattatcatcattGCGATTTATTGAATCTTTACACCACTTTATTTCACTGAGCCActaattttcattttaagacAGGGAACTTAGAAGGGGGTTTAACTGTAACCTCAAATTAATGTTGTATCGATCACCATTATGTTCTGTTCTGTGTGATGTGTTTGTCTAAGGTTCACAAGATTATTGATTAAGAtctaaattattgtttttgtagTCTCTTACGATGTAGACAATAACAGTATACCACCACTGCAGGAATAGAATGCGCAGAATGTGATAAACCATGATTGTTGTATTACAAACCAATAAACAGTGATATGAagctataatatttttatttttttgtggagGCTTATTATTTCTCTTAACTTACTTTTGCTGTGTGCCTGTCAGGAGCGCTACGCTGGAAAGAAGATTTATCCCGGAAAGCCATGGAAGCGCATCAGAGACGACAAAGTGGCGCACCTAACCTACGCAAGCTGGTGTATGGTACAGGTAAGTGAGCAAATCGCAAGCCTGTATAAAACTCTAGACAAGCTTCCATTCATTATATGATTTGCTTCCTCTATGGACGAAGTACGCTGGCTTTTATTGAACATAATGAGGTTTGTGTTCTTATGTGACTGATGAAGGCAGGAGTGTATTGTGTGGAAACCGGtttgtttttctcatttgtttGTGTCAGTGGTGGAGGAAGAGGATGAAGCCAAcagtgaggaggaggagctggGTGGGCTGTTCCGAGTTAGCCGGCCTGAGAAGAGTAAGAAAGAGCGAGCAGATGCCGTGGACTGCTCCCGCTTCCAGCCTGATGCAAGTCATAACTGGGACCAGGAGGAGGTGTGCATCATGACTCTTAGTTTTTTAATATCTGGAACATTTAGGAAACTAAATTAAGCACACATTTGTTCTTGTATGTGCTCTTGCAGATGTTGGCCTCCATAAGGGACTGCTTTGTAACTGGAAAATGGGAAGAAGATAAAGATGCTGCCACTCTGCTTAAACAGGATGGTAAAGACATTGTtagctctttttctttctttttttttcttctaaaaaacTATTCATTTGGGTCATTTGTAATTTGCTCTCATTATGATAGACGAACTGTATGGAGATTTCGAGGACCTGGAAACAGGAGAGGTTCACAAAGCAACCTCAGGAAAGGGAGATGAAGCAGAGGTACTTGGATTAGACCAATATCTTTTTACGTATAATGTTTTTGTGGTTCTTGTGCTACATTTATGTATGCATATAATAAGCAGggagatgaggaggaggaggaagatgatGAAGACGAAGCACCCACATTAGTGAAGGTTGATGATGACGAAGCTCAGAGAAACAAGCGTTTGGAAAAGAAGAGGAGACTGAAGGAGAGGTTCAACGCGGAGTACGACGATGGAGATGCTACCTACTTTGATGATCTCAAAGAGGAGATGCAGAAGCAGGctgaggtcagaggtcacagCTGTGACGTCCATCTAAATTGATATTTTATGTAGCTGCTTTTTGCTATTAACTGAATGGTCTTTTGGTTTTTATCtttcagatatttataaatGCATGATATTCATAATAAAATGGCTGAGAAAAACAAATCTATCATGCAATGAATGATATTtgttatcagaaaaaaatagtGTTACAAGGCAGTATGGCCTCACATAGGCATTAAGTATGGATTGGTCGATAATCTTTTAACAAAACAGAGCATGCATTTTAAGGATTtctgtataaaatatttaacaacaTATGCATTAACAATATTTACATTCTGATCATTTGGATGCTTTCAAAAAACATAGTGATGATCCCACTACAGGTCAATGTTGGCCCAGTGGGTATACAGCACACAAAAATGTAATGCGAATATGGTTAAACACCGCTGACAAACTTCTTGCGATGTGTGTCTGCAGCTTAACAGGGCTGAGTTTGAGGACATGGATGATGAGACTCGTGTTCAGTATGAGGGCTTCAGACCTGGCATGTATGTGCGTCTGGAAATCCCTGCGCTTCCGTGCGAGTTTGTTACCAACTTTGACCCACATTATCCAGTCATACTGGGTGCTTTGGGAGCCAGTGAAGGCAATATAGGCTATCTGCAGGTGAGCATAAATTATAAGATCTTGACTAAGTTTTTGCACCCTTCTTTCTCCTCATGTTAGTGACCGTTCAGCATTGTGAATCTTAAATAATAACTCATGACTTTCTGTTTAGAAACATCACATTCAAGCTTTGATTTTTTTGCTGTtcttctgttatttatttatatgattattatatatttttttaaaccatagaTGCGTTTGAAGAAGCACCGCTGGTATAATCGTATCCTGAAGACCCGTGACCCGCTCATTTTGTCATTAGGCTGGCGACGTTTCCAGACCATCCCTCTGTACCACATTGAAGACCACAACGGGCGCCACCGCCTGCTCAAATACACTCCTGAACATATGCACTGTGGCGCTTCTATCTGGGGTAAGACAGCAGCATCTTCCCCCATCATATCCAAGAAGAATATATTTCTCACAGCTCACTATTTTGtcttttccttcatttttaTTGCACTCTTTACCCTTTAATATCTCCACCTGTAGGACCTATCACACCCCAGGGGACAGGCTTTCTTGCTGTTCAGAGAGTTGCAGGGGCTCAAGTAAGATCTTTACCATATTAAAATATGAAGCAGCAGTTTAACCAGTTAACATCAGTGCTTTATATTTTAGAGCTACTGAAGTTTTCTccctttaatttctttaaattcctTTAGGCAAATTTTCGCATTGCAGCCACTGGGGTTGTCTTGGACTTGGACAAATCTGTGACCATTGTGAAGAAGCTAAAGCTGATTGGATATCCAGATAAGATTTTTAAGAACACCTGCTTTGTCCAggtaaaatatactccagagtTCAACAGCTGCACATAACTAAGTTGTAGCAACACTGCACATGACGGAGCTGCTAAATTGGTTCCGAGCTAAGGCTATTCTTAACCTGCAGCAGCCAACCTTATAAGATCAACCAGATAAAAGCAGTGCTAAGTGCATTTGAGTTTATTTAATGTTCTCTGCCATCTGTGACCCTGGTGCTCCAGAGGGTGTAATTAACCATGTTCTCAATGCAAGAGAGGGCTGGCAGGGTCCTTGTTTTCTCTGACACTGCCAGTTGGGAGGCCAGGACTTTTCATTCCATGTGGTATGTAGGTCAAAATGTGTCATGTCAGGAGACTGTTGGCTGTGGGCTAAAGAAGAAAATGCTGGGAATTCTCACTGATTAAAGTGTAAAGGGGGAAACAATAAAATTGATTAACCATTGTTCATAAATAATCGGTTCTTCTGATTTGTAAATGCATGTCAGTGACTTCGCCCTTTCCATCACTCTCTCTCAGGGAATGTTTAACACGGTGCTGGAGGT
The DNA window shown above is from Clarias gariepinus isolate MV-2021 ecotype Netherlands chromosome 14, CGAR_prim_01v2, whole genome shotgun sequence and carries:
- the bms1 gene encoding ribosome biogenesis protein BMS1 homolog isoform X2 — encoded protein: MEGKEQKRHQQRQSGPKAAKKKRKQRDQGAEREQDDRKRNPKAFGVHSAVRMARTFHRTQDIKTKKHHIPLVDRTPLEPPPVVVVIMGPPKVGKSTLIRCLIKNYTRQKLSDICGPVTIVSGKKRRLTFIECNNDINTMIDLAKVADLVLMLIDASFGFEMETFEFLNICQVHGFPRVMGVLTHLDSFKNTKSLNKTKKRLKHRFWTEVYQGAKLFYLSGMVYGEYQTQEVKNLGRFISVMKFRPLVWQTSHPYVLADRMEDLTDPEAIRLDPKCDRTVSLYGYLRGTFLKNKGQVHIPGVGDFSVSDISFLPDPCPLPEMLKKRALNEKERLLYAPMAGVGGLVYDKDAVYIDMPVGHVKQDQEEVRPATELMQSLMGTQATLDDKIAASKVSLFTGTEALTQEEVQEKSEKEGPVESRVWDPETQRERRRAVFSEEAEEEEDDEGSDEEESDEEGESKKEKAVEEEEEEEQDDDEEDEFEDDDEESNLPKDESKTVKEVAPPMKKQKLEGNRNDLSTTTTRPVVEMPVFADSDDELEKSEEEESEEDDTDDEEMEEEKQKPKKRSAPPPDSGNCSEEGSEEEEEDDDDDDDDNDNEVGDLQSDNDSETEKQVNVRPAAKLKTSPDDEEEEDMDEEMYAEDEGELGSETAGALRWKEDLSRKAMEAHQRRQSGAPNLRKLVYGTVVEEEDEANSEEEELGGLFRVSRPEKSKKERADAVDCSRFQPDASHNWDQEEMLASIRDCFVTGKWEEDKDAATLLKQDDELYGDFEDLETGEVHKATSGKGDEAEGDEEEEEDDEDEAPTLVKVDDDEAQRNKRLEKKRRLKERFNAEYDDGDATYFDDLKEEMQKQAELNRAEFEDMDDETRVQYEGFRPGMYVRLEIPALPCEFVTNFDPHYPVILGALGASEGNIGYLQMRLKKHRWYNRILKTRDPLILSLGWRRFQTIPLYHIEDHNGRHRLLKYTPEHMHCGASIWGPITPQGTGFLAVQRVAGAQANFRIAATGVVLDLDKSVTIVKKLKLIGYPDKIFKNTCFVQGMFNTVLEVAKFEGASVRTVSGIKGQIKKALRTPPGAFRATFEDRLLMSDIVFLRSWYPVSVPQLYNPVTSLLMPVGEKDTWTGMRTLGQLKHDLGIRNQPNQDSLYKPIERQKRHFNPLHIPKELQQALPFKSKPKQQEAKGKIPRDLQRPAVIREPHERKVAALLNALSTVYSHKKKTVQAEQHMKHKEFLKKKEKQEAEKLKRQKEERKKVFRAMGQKEKKKLKASLKGASKND
- the bms1 gene encoding ribosome biogenesis protein BMS1 homolog isoform X1, encoding MEGKEQKRHQQRQSGPKAAKKKRKQRDQGAEREQDDRKRNPKAFGVHSAVRMARTFHRTQDIKTKKHHIPLVDRTPLEPPPVVVVIMGPPKVGKSTLIRCLIKNYTRQKLSDICGPVTIVSGKKRRLTFIECNNDINTMIDLAKVADLVLMLIDASFGFEMETFEFLNICQVHGFPRVMGVLTHLDSFKNTKSLNKTKKRLKHRFWTEVYQGAKLFYLSGMVYGEYQTQEVKNLGRFISVMKFRPLVWQTSHPYVLADRMEDLTDPEAIRLDPKCDRTVSLYGYLRGTFLKNKGQVHIPGVGDFSVSDISFLPDPCPLPEMLKKRALNEKERLLYAPMAGVGGLVYDKDAVYIDMPVGHVKQDQEEVRPATELMQSLMGTQATLDDKIAASKVSLFTGTEALTQEEVQEKSEKEGPVESRVWDPETQRERRRAVFSEEAEEEEDDEGSDEEESDEEGESKKEKAVEEEEEEEQDDDEEDEFEDDDEESNLPKDESKTVKEVAPPMKKQKLEGNRNDLSTTTTRPVVEMPVFADSDDELEKSEEEESEEDDTDDEEMEEEKQKPKKRSAPPPDSGNCSEEGSEEEEEDDDDDDDDNDNEVGDLQSDNDSETEKQVNVRPAAKLKTSPDDEEEEDMDEEMYAEDEGELGSETAGALRWKEDLSRKAMEAHQRRQSGAPNLRKLVYGTVVEEEDEANSEEEELGGLFRVSRPEKSKKERADAVDCSRFQPDASHNWDQEEMLASIRDCFVTGKWEEDKDAATLLKQDDELYGDFEDLETGEVHKATSGKGDEAEQGDEEEEEDDEDEAPTLVKVDDDEAQRNKRLEKKRRLKERFNAEYDDGDATYFDDLKEEMQKQAELNRAEFEDMDDETRVQYEGFRPGMYVRLEIPALPCEFVTNFDPHYPVILGALGASEGNIGYLQMRLKKHRWYNRILKTRDPLILSLGWRRFQTIPLYHIEDHNGRHRLLKYTPEHMHCGASIWGPITPQGTGFLAVQRVAGAQANFRIAATGVVLDLDKSVTIVKKLKLIGYPDKIFKNTCFVQGMFNTVLEVAKFEGASVRTVSGIKGQIKKALRTPPGAFRATFEDRLLMSDIVFLRSWYPVSVPQLYNPVTSLLMPVGEKDTWTGMRTLGQLKHDLGIRNQPNQDSLYKPIERQKRHFNPLHIPKELQQALPFKSKPKQQEAKGKIPRDLQRPAVIREPHERKVAALLNALSTVYSHKKKTVQAEQHMKHKEFLKKKEKQEAEKLKRQKEERKKVFRAMGQKEKKKLKASLKGASKND